From the genome of Penaeus monodon isolate SGIC_2016 chromosome 16, NSTDA_Pmon_1, whole genome shotgun sequence, one region includes:
- the LOC119583075 gene encoding uncharacterized protein LOC119583075 — MSLLLLLGFQSLLFGSSVSALGTSVKIQCPEGFHNIADHCIQFLTEPGSWHEMKDKCFNVGARMAKVDSDNFMYYLVKFIKENKLDGHTYWIGASDKHEASSGDDGRGQRTPFWAMTATRGRRHLSRKPKQAGTEFNP, encoded by the exons ATGTCACTGCTACTCCTCCTAGGTTTTCAGTCACTTCTCTTTG GATCTTCAGTCAGTGCTTTGGGTACATCAGTCAAAATAC AATGCCCCGAGGGATTCCACAACATTGCCGACCACTGCATCCAGTTCCTCACAGAACCTGGAAGCTGGCACGAGATGAAGGACAAGTGCTTCAACGTGGGCGCCCGCATGGCCAAAGTCGACTCTGACAACTTCATGTACTACCTCGTCAAGTTCATCAAAGAAAACA AGCTCGACGGCCACACGTACTGGATCGGCGCTTCAGACAAGCACGAAGCGTCTTCAGGTGACGACGGGCGCGGTCAGAGGACGCCGTTCTGGGCGATGACGGCGACCAGGGGCCGAAG ACACCTATCAAGGAAGCCAAAACAAGCTGGTACAGAGTTTAATCCCTGA